The following proteins are encoded in a genomic region of Triticum dicoccoides isolate Atlit2015 ecotype Zavitan chromosome 1B, WEW_v2.0, whole genome shotgun sequence:
- the LOC119310402 gene encoding heavy metal-associated isoprenylated plant protein 23-like: MALRRRLWRMGGRVLDCFAACVGAGAGCGCLCARTLGDEVEERKTLVTGSSQVVRLSDLVVEGTSSSRTLGFHLQPKTVELRVSMHCYGCAKKVHKHISKMEGVTWFEVDLERKKVVVTGDVTPLEVLQSVSKVKLAQLWMPPQPC, from the exons ATGGCGTTGAGGCGGCGGCTATGGCGCATGGGCGGCAGGGTGCTGGACTGCTTCGCCGCGTGCGTGGGCGCCGGCGCCGGTTGCGGCTGCCTGTGCGCGCGCACGCTGGGAGACGAGGTGGAGGAGAGGAAGACCCTGGTGACCGGGAGCAGCCAGGTGGTGAGGCTCAGCGACCTTGTCGTCGAGGGCACGTCGTCGTCCAGGACGCTGGGCTTCCATCTGCAGCCTAAG ACGGTGGAGCTGAGGGTGTCCATGCACTGCTACGGCTGCGCCAAGAAAGTTCACAAGCACATCTCCAAGATGGAAG GGGTGACGTGGTTCGAGGTGGATCTGGAGCGCAAGAAGGTGGTGGTGACCGGCGACGTGACACCGCTGGAGGTGCTGCAGAGCGTCTCCAAGGTCAAGCTCGCCCAGCTCTGGATGCCACCACAACCATGCTAA
- the LOC119349179 gene encoding protein MLN51 homolog, whose translation MADREEEKAEAVRVVGEEEQEHEEEEEYESDLDDAPLPAVRRRAAASDEEEEEDEEDAGLPAPRRGAGSGAESDGQGAAEEYGEEYEEEYEEYEEVYEDFEQGRGGAAAQAVAAPRAAPEGAEEGGEAATAAAAAGEEGEEGKKESEPFAVPTAGAFYMHDDRFQESRGGRGRGRRTLSNRNLWNPKEEEAWVHDRFDEMHPRGYHNGNMRNSRGRFGGRVGGPGGRTRGVGRGNFRGNRSRVHNPDGNQNYSYVPKGSLVSLDNTKNAGPVLREHRKNRAPKSSHARNDDVDNFDVVPKESHTYNDGSRSRKATPSVIRGRGSRRYQPRRSTNEISSEQNDKSQKPENALSNANLGKHQPQNSNSRPEQGFPNKQSFASNLNSASPPFYPSRPSHQEQLIGQRGNAQPSTTSRPFSPPIGMVHVSPTPQNAPLLRGKTFVPKGTNIQSSPSSSNTQSTLRMPTQMLGAQFGSSGRMPSFTQPTSTALTEDTGVSSPNGSNEAVTRLTVKGQPGDQGEERASFPYGGGHVLGATGGLSLGDKGFHGTPALFPVMQFGGQHPGVPGVPSIGMALPGFVSQQQHGVSNSEMAWLPILSGSAGGLGATYGSPYFAMDGSYYSRPSEQASSSVNPREPSASNAPSQFKPPQITEVVNDEPSQRQNKPRRYSQMNLGQ comes from the exons AtggccgacagggaggaggagaaggcggaggccgtgcGGGTGGTCGGAGAGGAGGAGCAGgagcatgaggaggaggaggagtacgagAGCGACCTCGACGACGCGCCCCTCCCGGCGGTGAGGCGCCGGGCCGCGGCgagcgacgaggaagaggaggaggatgaggaggacgcGGGGTTGCCCGCGCCGCGGAGGGGGGCCGGATCCGGCGCGGAGTCCGACGGGCAGGGCGCCGCCGAGGAGTACGGCGAGGAGTACGAGGAGGAGTATGAGGAGTACGAGGAGGTGTACGAGGATTTCGAGCAGGGGCGTGGCGGGGCGgctgcccaggcggttgccgcgccGAGAGCGGCGCCGGAGGGGGCCGAGGAGGGAGGTGAAgcggcgacagcggcggcggcggcgggagaggagggggaggaggggaagaaggaGAGCGAGCCCTTTGCCGTGCCGACGGCGGGCGCCTTCTACATGCACGACGACCGCTTCCAGGAGTCCCGCGGCGGCCGTGGCCGCGGAAG GAGAACACTGAGTAATAGGAACTTGTGGAATCCTAAAGAGGAGGAAGCTTGGGTCCATGACAGATTTGATGAGATGCATCCACGTGGTTATCATAATGGCAAT ATGAGAAATTCAAGGGGCCGCTTTGGAGGGCGTGTTGGTGGACCTGGCGGCAGGACTCGTGGTGTTGGCCGTGGTAATTTCAGAGGCAACAGGTCTCGAGTGCATAATCCTGATGGTAACCAGAACTACAGCTATGTTCCAAAGGGATCTCTAGTTTCCCTTGATAATACAAAAAATGCCGGACCAGTCCTGCGCGAGCACAGGAAGAACAGAGCTCCTAAATCGTCTCATGCTCGCAATGATGATGTTGATAATTTTGATGTGGTTCCAAAAGAATCTCACACTTACAATGACGGTTCCAGAAGTCGTAAGGCCACACCAAGCGTAATTCGTGGCAGAGGCTCTAGACGTTACCAACCACGTCGCAGTACCAATGAGATATCTTCAGAGCAAAATGATAA ATCACAGAAACCTGAAAATGCTTTGTCAAATGCAAATTTGGGGAAACACCAACCTCAGAATTCAAATTCTCGGCCTGAGCAAGGTTTTCCTAATAAGCAATCCTTTGCATCAAACTTGAATTCAGCCTCGCCGCCTTTTTACCCTTCAAGGCCGTCCCACCAGGAACAACTGATTGGTCAAAGGGGGAATGCACAACCTAGTACCACTAGTAGACCCTTCTCACCCCCCATTGGTATGGTACATGTTTCTCCAACCCCACAAAATGCCCCCCTGTTGAGAGGGAAGACTTTCGTACCGAAGGGCACAAATATACAGTCATCTCCATCATCATCAAATACCCAATCCACACTAAGGATGCCAACCCAGATGTTGGGTGCACAATTTGGTAGTAGTGGTAGAATGCCATCTTTCACACAACCTACGTCTACAGCTTTGACTGAAGACACTGGTGTTTCTTCACCTAATGGATCAAATGAAGCTGTTACTCGATTGACGGTGAAGGGGCAACCTGGTGACCAGGGAGAAGAGCGTGCTTCTTTTCCCTATGGTGGAGGTCATGTTCTCGGAGCTACAGGAGGCCTTTCACTTGGTGACAAAGGTTTCCATGGCACCCCAGCACTCTTTCCAG TTATGCAGTTTGGAGGCCAGCATCCAGGTGTGCCTGGTGTTCCTTCAATCGGTATGGCTTTACCAGGATTTGTGTCTCAGCAACAACATGGCGTCAGCAATTCTGAGATGGCTTG GCTGCCAATATTGTCCGGTTCCGCTGGAGGTTTAGGAGCAACTTATGGCTCACCTTATTTTGCCATGGATGGCAGCTATTATTCCCGACCTTCTGAGCAGGCATCTTCTTCAGTTAATCCTAG AGAACCTAGTGCAAGTAATGCGCCTTCTCAGTTCAAGCCCCCACAAATAACAG AAGTTGTAAATGATGAGCCTAGTCAACGCCAAAATAAACCTCGCCG ATACTCGCAGATGAACCTTGGCCAGTGA